Proteins from a genomic interval of Fusarium oxysporum Fo47 chromosome I, complete sequence:
- a CDS encoding uncharacterized protein (expressed protein), whose translation MPLQHTSTSDAPLPEYPDFIPRTNQERVQNLTDVFAEHGTEMFEESTKMDGSSMTVFYLNDANPLASTVPSETRHNGVAVCSRNRILVENHPRSPPLFYATARALNLHETLPKIGRNIALQGELCGSSIQSNFEGFAKGTHCFFLFAVYDIDGQRYLPPREVYETWAPLLGVKHVPVHGYRPLNEMGSQVTDLVNRAEGRGINGRKREGIVFKREDGQFSFKAISNSYLLTHGE comes from the coding sequence ATGCCACTTCAACATACTTCGACATCAGACGCACCTTTGCCTGAGTATCCTGACTTCATACCACGAACAAACCAGGAGCGCGTGCAGAACCTCACAGATGTATTCGCTGAGCATGGTACTGAGATGTTCGAGGAGTCGACCAAGATGGACGGCTCATCCATGACAGTTTTTTACCTCAACGACGCCAACCCTCTCGCTAGCACAGTCCCTAGCGAGACGAGACATAACGGCGTGGCAGTTTGCTCGCGGAATCGTATTCTGGTAGAGAATCATCCACGAAGCCCGCCTCTCTTTTACGCTACCGCACGAGCACTCAACCTCCACGAGACGTTACCCAAGATCGGGCGTAACATAGCTCTTCAGGGTGAACTTTGCGGGTCGAGCATACAGAGTAATTTTGAAGGATTTGCCAAGGGAACGCAttgctttttcctctttGCAGTGTATGACATTGATGGGCAGCGATACCTACCACCAAGGGAGGTGTACGAGACCTGGGCACCACTACTGGGCGTTAAGCACGTGCCTGTACATGGATACCGGCCTTTGAATGAGATGGGTTCGCAGGTCACAGATCTAGTTAATCGAGCGGAAGGAAGGGGAATCAATGGGCGGAAGAGGGAGGGGATTGTGTTCAAGCGCGAGGATGGGCAGTTCAGCTTCAAGGCGATATCCAACTCTTACCTGCTCACACATGGAGAGTAG
- a CDS encoding uncharacterized protein (transient receptor potential ion channel-domain containing protein), protein MTRVHSNWSAWKVAVTAATLVTGVLGDNILKTSGVADCGSEPGISIDKLDISYDNDKQTVTFDVAGTSDKQRNVSAILEVNAYGRKVYENSINPCSKDTPIPQLCPLPNKHFAAAGNQKIDSEWANKVPSIAFQVPDISAQATLRLVSVDNPEEQVACFQAQVGNGKTASVPAVTYLSVGVVGAALLVSGASAASSALSGTAGAGHGGAPSPSFAETLGWFQGMAMNGMLSVDYPPVYRSFAKNFGFSAGIIPWESLQKSIDNFRNMTGGDLTNDSFEVLRNATLVFSDNSTSSPEDHSYKVKRAFNTFESLANLAIRGVETSVGDASESEGGQSLKNQTLSVSGISAYIQQYSVPKSNTFMMVLLVVAIIIATIIVSILLVKAILEFWALFGSFPQSLAGFREHYWGSIARTITHLILVLYGIWVLYCVFQFTVGDSWAAQLLAGVTLAIFTAILGWFTWKIFSTVRKLKSTEGNADALYNDKEIWVKYSLFYESYKKDYWWIFIPTIVYLFAKGCTLAVGDGNGMAQTIAQLVVESIFLCLLVWTRPFERKSSNIIGIAIQTVRVLSVALILVFVHELKIPQDSKTIAGVVLIAVQSALTGLLVILIIWNAINVLVKENPHRKRRKEMEKAKRDMDTLTPLDARNSLLLDRKDNNNISMFAMPAPQEKGSGRSMSPDQYRDAESGYQQPPPNYLSSSPPMQRNLTNMEHNNDSQYLMDNAAPVAWTNRDPSPVGMGRYDSGDTGYSPLNKQQTYGYGNGGGYRGF, encoded by the exons ATGACCCGAGTTCACTCTAACTGGAGTGCCTGGAAGGTGGCTGTAACGGCCGCGACCCTCGTCACCGGGGTTCTTGGTgacaacattctcaagacATCTGGTGTTGCTGATTGCGGTTCAGAGCCCGGTATCAGCATTGACAAGTTGGACATCAGTTACGACAACGACAAACAAACTGTCACTTTCGATGTTGCGGGTACCAGTGACAAGCAGCGAAATGTCTCTGCCATCCTCGAAGTCAACGCATATGGCCGCAAGGTCTACGAGAATTCAATCAACCCCTGCAGTAAAGACACTCCCATCCCCCAGCTCTGCCCTCTCCCCAACAAGCATTTCGCTGCCGCTGGAAATCAAAAGATAGACTCGGAGTGGGCCAACAAAGTTCCTTCCATTGCTTTCCAGGTCCCTGATATCTCAGCTCAAGCAACTCTCCGACTCGTGTCAGTCGACAATCCCGAAGAGCAGGTTGCGTGTTTCCAGGCTCAAGTCGGCAATGGAAAGACTGCCTCCGTTCCCGCTGTCACTTATCTCTCTGTCGGTGTTGTTGGTGCTGCCCTTCTCGTCTCGGGTGCATCCGCAGCTTCATCCGCCCTTAGTGGTACTGCAGGCGCTGGACATGGTGGTGCTCCTAGTCCAAGCTTTGCCGAGACTCTCGGATGGTTCCAGGGCATGGCCATGAACGGCATGCTTTCAGTCGACTACCCCCCTGTGTACCGCAGCTTTGCCAAGAACTTCGGCTTCTCAGCCGGTATCATCCCATGGGAGTCTTTGCAGAAGTCTATCGATAACTTCCGTAACATGACCGGAGGTGATCTTACCAACGACAGCTTCGAGGTGCTCAGAAATGCTACCCTGGTCTTCTCCGATAACTCTACCAGCTCTCCCGAGGACCACTCGTATAAAGTTAAGCGCGCTTTCAACACCTTCGAGTCCTTGGCCAACCTCGCCATCCGTGGCGTTGAGACTTCAGTGGGTGATGCGTCAGAGAGTGAAGGTGGGCAAAGCCTCAAGAACCAGACCCTCTCAGTTTCTGGAATCTCGGCCTACATTCAGCAGTATAGTGTTCCCAAGTCCAACACTTTCATGATGGTTCTGCTTGttgtcgccatcatcatcgcgaCCATCATTGTCAGCATTCTTCTCGTCAAGGCTATCCTCGAATTCTGGGCTCTGTTTGGCAGCTTTCCACAATCTTTGGCTGGTTTCCGTGAACATTACTGGGGGTCCATTGCCCGTACCATCACCCATCTAATCCTCGTCCTCTACGGTATCTGGGTATTGTATTGTGTGTTCCAGTTTACAGTGGGCGACTCGTGGGCCGCACAGCTATTAGCTGGTGTCACGCTCGCAATCTTTACAGCCATTCTTGGTTGGTTCACGTGGAAAATCTTCAGCACAGTCAGGAAACTGAAGAGCACTGAGGGCAACGCTGATGCCTTGTACAACGACAAGGAAATTTGGGTCAAGTACTCTCTTTTCTATGAATCCTATAAGAAAGATTACTGGTGGATCTTCATCCCCACCATTGTCTATCTCTTTGCCAAGGGGTGCACTCTCGCTGTTGGCGATGGTAATGGCATGGCTCAGACCATTGCCCAGCTTGTTGTTGAGTCCATTTTCCTGTGCCTCCTCGTCTGGACTCGACCCTTCGAGCGAAAATCCAGCAACATCATTGGTATCGCCATTCAGACTGTTCGAGTCCTGTCTGTTGCTCtcattcttgtctttgttcaTGAGCTCAAGATCCCCCAGGACAGCAAGACAATCGCTGGTGTAGTCCTCATTGCAGTCCAGTCTGCTTTGACTGGTCTCTTGGTTATCCTCATCATTTGGAACGCGATCAACGTTCTCGTCAAGGAGAACCCACACCGCAAGCGAAGAAAGGAGATGG AGAAAGCCAAGCGTGATATGGACACTCTCACCCCTCTGGATGCCCGCAACTCTCTGCTCCTTGATCGCAaggacaacaacaacatctccATGTTCGCCATGCCTGCTCCTCAAGAAAAGGGCTCGGGCCGATCTATGTCCCCTGACCAATACAGGGACGCTGAGTCAGGATATCAACAACCACCACCAAACTACCTGTCTTCGAGCCCCCCAATGCAACGAAACCTTACCAACATGGAGCACAACAACGACTCTCAGTATCTGATGGACAACGCCGCACCTGTAGCGTGGACCAACCGAGACCCAAGTCCAGTGGGCATGGGAAGATACGACTCTGGGGATACCGGCTACAGCCCTCTCAACAAGCAACAAACATATGGGTATGGAAATGGAGGCGGTTATAGAGGGTTTTGA